The Desulfitobacterium chlororespirans DSM 11544 genome includes a region encoding these proteins:
- a CDS encoding TIGR03936 family radical SAM-associated protein: MRTLRVRIAYTKMEEAKYIAHLDLARVFERALRRANVRLAYSEGFNPHPKIAFGSALAVGVEGEQEYVDIELAQEMDLKELMGRLQEQLPTGIRLIEGRYVTQAAKALMAVLNSASYQVTASLGLPVSEARLQEGIEAWLARQQVPYIRYSKKGRVEKDIRPWVKVLAGKIQGDEAIFDIEVEVGNQGSVRPEEVLGSLGDLENLPLDLEHLRIKRTGIYVSYEGQKFSPLDEAFGK; this comes from the coding sequence GTGAGGACCTTGAGGGTAAGAATCGCCTATACCAAAATGGAAGAAGCGAAATATATTGCGCATTTGGATTTGGCCAGAGTTTTTGAACGGGCCCTGCGCAGGGCAAATGTCCGCCTGGCTTATTCGGAGGGGTTTAATCCTCACCCGAAGATTGCCTTTGGGTCTGCTTTGGCGGTGGGTGTCGAAGGCGAACAGGAGTATGTGGATATTGAATTAGCCCAGGAAATGGATTTAAAAGAGCTCATGGGCCGTTTGCAGGAGCAGCTCCCTACGGGGATTCGTCTCATTGAAGGCAGATATGTAACCCAGGCAGCCAAAGCTTTAATGGCAGTATTAAATTCGGCCAGTTATCAAGTCACTGCCTCTTTGGGCCTGCCTGTGAGCGAAGCACGGTTGCAAGAGGGTATCGAAGCTTGGCTGGCGAGACAGCAAGTGCCCTATATACGTTATAGTAAGAAGGGCAGAGTTGAAAAAGATATAAGACCCTGGGTTAAAGTATTGGCAGGCAAGATCCAGGGCGATGAGGCCATCTTTGACATCGAAGTTGAAGTGGGAAACCAGGGCAGTGTCCGACCGGAGGAAGTTCTGGGAAGTCTTGGCGATTTGGAAAATCTCCCCTTGGATTTGGAGCATCTTCGCATTAAGCGCACAGGAATTTATGTAAGCTACGAAGGGCAAAAGTTCTCTCCCTTGGATGAGGCCTTCGGGAAGTGA
- a CDS encoding Rne/Rng family ribonuclease, which produces MKEIVLQGQAQRMRAAVLEDGELVEVHEEEGLISRVVGNIYRGRVINVLPGMQAAFVDIGLDKNAYLYVGDALPFQYEEDEKLPPSNELRVEQVLKPRQELLAQVTKEPVGSKGARITTNLTIPGRYAVLMPNTKYIGVSRKITEEAERTRLREIAREACPEDKGIIVRTLAKGIEAKELAADFRELVALWDRLEKKIPYVSIPGLVHQDVDLVSRAIRDWVDQEVKIITVNQPDVAEGMRNALRELGHPAANHVQLVYKEDIFSDYGIDDKIRQALQPKVWLKSGGYLVIQQTEALTVIDVNTGKYVGDKSLQDTILHINQEAALEIARQLRLRNLGGIIVVDFIDMTSEEDKEQLLQVLEKAVARDKLKCQVMGLTQLGLVEMTRKKVGQTLEVRYGHPCPHCDGFGKI; this is translated from the coding sequence GTGAAAGAGATTGTTCTGCAGGGTCAGGCCCAAAGAATGCGGGCAGCAGTGCTGGAGGATGGAGAACTGGTTGAGGTTCATGAAGAGGAAGGCTTAATTTCCCGAGTGGTTGGCAATATCTACCGGGGGCGGGTTATCAATGTGTTGCCGGGTATGCAGGCGGCATTCGTCGACATTGGCTTGGACAAGAATGCTTACCTTTATGTGGGAGATGCCTTGCCATTTCAGTATGAGGAAGATGAGAAACTTCCCCCGTCAAATGAACTGCGGGTGGAGCAGGTGCTCAAGCCCCGCCAGGAGCTGCTGGCTCAGGTCACCAAAGAACCGGTAGGTTCCAAAGGAGCAAGAATCACGACCAATCTCACCATCCCCGGCCGTTATGCTGTCCTGATGCCAAACACTAAATATATAGGTGTTTCGCGAAAGATTACGGAAGAAGCAGAGAGAACGCGGCTGCGGGAGATAGCCCGTGAAGCCTGCCCGGAAGACAAAGGAATCATCGTCCGGACCTTGGCTAAGGGAATTGAGGCCAAGGAGCTTGCCGCTGACTTCAGAGAACTTGTAGCTTTGTGGGATCGCTTGGAGAAAAAAATCCCTTACGTGTCCATACCTGGTTTGGTTCATCAGGATGTAGATCTGGTCTCCCGGGCGATCCGGGATTGGGTGGATCAGGAAGTAAAAATCATTACCGTTAATCAACCCGACGTTGCAGAGGGGATGCGCAACGCTTTACGGGAGTTAGGCCATCCGGCTGCGAACCATGTGCAATTGGTTTATAAAGAGGATATCTTCTCGGATTACGGCATTGATGATAAGATCCGCCAGGCTCTCCAGCCTAAGGTATGGCTGAAAAGCGGCGGGTATTTGGTTATTCAACAAACTGAAGCCTTGACAGTTATCGACGTGAATACCGGTAAATATGTGGGGGATAAATCACTTCAGGATACCATCCTGCACATCAATCAAGAAGCGGCTCTTGAGATTGCCAGACAACTGCGTTTGCGGAATTTGGGCGGGATCATCGTTGTTGATTTTATCGATATGACTTCAGAGGAAGATAAAGAGCAGCTTTTGCAGGTGCTGGAAAAGGCGGTAGCACGGGATAAACTGAAATGTCAGGTGATGGGTCTGACTCAATTGGGATTGGTGGAAATGACGCGCAAAAAAGTCGGACAAACCCTCGAGGTAAGGTATGGACATCCCTGTCCCCATTGCGATGGCTTCGGAAAGATATAA
- the rplU gene encoding 50S ribosomal protein L21, translated as MYAVIETGGKQFRVEEGKVLFVEKLNANVGDTVTIDKVLLVEKDGAVKVGTPVVDGAKALLKVVEHGKGEKIIVFKFKSKKNYRRKQGHRQPYTKVVVEAIQA; from the coding sequence ATGTACGCAGTGATTGAAACAGGAGGTAAGCAATTCCGTGTTGAAGAAGGCAAGGTCCTCTTCGTGGAAAAGCTTAATGCCAACGTGGGAGATACCGTGACCATCGATAAAGTTCTCTTGGTAGAGAAAGATGGTGCTGTTAAAGTTGGTACCCCGGTTGTCGATGGTGCCAAAGCTCTTCTCAAAGTTGTTGAGCATGGTAAAGGCGAAAAGATAATTGTTTTCAAGTTTAAATCCAAAAAGAACTATCGCCGTAAACAAGGACATCGTCAACCCTACACTAAAGTAGTGGTTGAAGCTATCCAAGCATAA
- a CDS encoding ribosomal-processing cysteine protease Prp encodes MKHQGITLNLWLDDNQRIRKFELCGHAGYAEYGLDIVCAAVSALSISAVNGLECYLPCKPEVEVDDPQGFLSCTLPECEPGTLDHAQWILGTMVLGVEGIQQNYGEQYVKINRRRWTPC; translated from the coding sequence ATGAAACATCAGGGTATTACTTTGAATCTTTGGTTGGATGACAACCAACGGATTCGCAAGTTTGAATTGTGTGGGCACGCAGGATATGCCGAGTACGGATTGGATATTGTCTGTGCCGCCGTATCTGCGTTGAGTATCTCAGCGGTCAACGGCTTGGAATGTTATCTTCCATGTAAACCGGAGGTTGAAGTGGACGACCCGCAAGGGTTTTTAAGCTGTACTCTCCCTGAATGTGAGCCTGGGACACTGGATCATGCCCAATGGATTTTAGGAACCATGGTTTTAGGGGTTGAAGGAATTCAACAGAACTATGGTGAGCAATATGTGAAAATTAATCGGAGGAGGTGGACTCCATGTTAA
- the rpmA gene encoding 50S ribosomal protein L27, translated as MLKMNLQLFAHKKGVGSSRNGRDSNAQRLGVKRGDGQFVTAGNIIVRQRGTKFHPGKNCGLGKDDTLFATIDGYVKFERKDRSRKQVSIYPERQAAQA; from the coding sequence ATGTTAAAAATGAATCTGCAATTATTTGCCCATAAAAAAGGGGTAGGTAGTTCTCGAAATGGTCGTGACAGTAATGCTCAACGTCTGGGCGTAAAGCGTGGAGACGGTCAATTCGTTACCGCGGGGAACATTATCGTTCGTCAACGGGGAACGAAGTTTCATCCTGGCAAGAACTGTGGTTTGGGTAAGGATGACACCCTCTTTGCAACCATCGATGGCTATGTTAAATTCGAGCGTAAAGACCGTAGCCGCAAACAAGTTAGCATTTATCCTGAGCGCCAGGCTGCTCAAGCTTAA
- a CDS encoding Spo0B domain-containing protein: MCYMRNKPQKGLKTVPGKSSLERTLLTEQLDHYRLQRHDFFNHWQVIKGYLQLGKADRALLYMQEGISGLEAEQDIGQIPQEIVGAILLGLVVELRKEGLWVEVQLDSALKKERFWQEFWQEEYGEVLYGYTKECVKAVFKRYKGLEEPVVEIKLGTGEALCSLFLLDDDKVVWKQSCCYKDSEQEFIAQ, encoded by the coding sequence ATGTGCTATATGCGGAATAAGCCCCAGAAAGGATTGAAGACAGTGCCTGGTAAATCCTCCTTAGAACGAACTCTTCTGACAGAACAATTGGACCACTACCGGCTGCAGCGCCACGACTTTTTTAATCACTGGCAAGTCATCAAGGGCTATCTGCAGTTGGGCAAGGCGGATCGAGCTTTGCTTTATATGCAGGAGGGGATCAGTGGCTTGGAAGCTGAGCAAGATATCGGGCAGATTCCTCAGGAGATTGTCGGTGCTATCTTGCTGGGTTTGGTTGTGGAGCTGCGCAAGGAAGGTCTTTGGGTTGAAGTTCAGCTCGATAGTGCCTTGAAAAAAGAGCGCTTTTGGCAAGAATTTTGGCAAGAGGAATATGGAGAAGTCTTATACGGGTACACTAAAGAATGTGTGAAGGCAGTTTTTAAGCGTTATAAAGGGTTAGAGGAGCCTGTCGTTGAAATCAAATTAGGAACTGGCGAAGCTCTTTGCAGTTTATTTTTGCTTGATGACGATAAGGTGGTATGGAAACAGAGCTGCTGCTATAAAGACTCTGAACAGGAATTTATAGCACAATAG